Part of the Cololabis saira isolate AMF1-May2022 chromosome 15, fColSai1.1, whole genome shotgun sequence genome, CATGTCTTCCAGGTTCTGCAGCGACTGAGCTGTATGGCCCGTCGTTACAACCTCTACCTGGTAGCCAACATGGCCGCTCTGCAACCTTGTCTCCAGAGGACAGACCCGTCGTCATCCTGCCCCCCCGATGGACGCTGGCAGTTCAACACCAATGTGGTTTTCAGGTGACGAGGAGGATTTAAAATGGAACGCTACTAAGTGTGCAGTCGCAGTGAGCTGGTCCACATGAACTGATGAGGATTCTGTCATTCAGGTCAGACGGTCTCCTGGTGTCACGCTACCATAAAAACAACCTGTACTTTGAGGAGGCTTTTGACAAACCCCCGCAAGCTGAAATTGTTACATTTGATACGCCTTTTGCTGGGAGGTTTGGCCTCCTCATCTGCTTTGACATCCTGTTCCATGATCCTACAATAACCCTGCTGGAAAAggtaagaaaacacacacacacacgcttaccTGTGTGCAGcttagttaaaggggacctattatgaagaacacgttttctcttgctttaacatatataaagtggtctcccctcagcctgccaactcagagaaggaggaaagcaaccatattctgcagtgtctgtaaagCCGCCCGGTCCGGATGAcaatccagtgtgatgtgacttctatgagccgttcacATTCTGCtcactttcgttacgtaaccaaaatgcaaaccacgcccacaactataaaaccgtgtaactgcatgcgagcgtccgactatagcgtagcactgcgtgacatcggacgctctctgtccatctccttcCAGCCAGCtgtcactttattgaggtttttgtagtgaaatgaggaggaattatagagataacttctcatttcaactaactggatcagccgttcctcatccgtgactgtttcctacagcgctttcaaccggctttcaacacgagcgacaggaagaagcagggcgtccgacaaatgttcagctcaaaacggcaccagttaggacagtccaatagaaaataaagcaatggaagtgATTTTGTCGCCGACGCTCGCtcacatcgcatgcagttatgacagtTATAACTCCACCagctggagcttccgccattttttcgtagctgTGTATTGCGTCAaaaggcagccaatcagcacagtgcctcattattatagcctccccgcccactcagaatcctgcatggataatgaggttagaaaatgGGACGATAAacacatggtttagaggctgaatttctaatttattaagcaaaaacaatcaaaagcttgtttttaagacattcaaggcctgtttaaaatagggattagatgccataataggtcccctttaacttttgTCTTCAGCTTCTCAGATCCTCTCCTCTTTCAGGGAGTGCGACAGCTGATCTACCCCACTGCCTGGATGAACCAGCTCCCCCTGCTGGATTCAATCCAGTTTCAGTGGGCCTTCAGTCACGGTGCCAATGTTACTCTGCTGGCTGCCAACCTCCGTAACGACCACCTCATCATGACAGGAAGCGGTATCTACAGCCCGTTTTCTGACACCTACCACCATGCCATGAGAGGAGACCCGGAGGAGGGCAGGCTGCTGGTGTCCACGGTGCCAGTTTTAGACGACCTGTGGCTGATGGAGAGTAAACCCACAGACGAGGAGGCCGAAAAGGCTGAATCTGCATCATCGTTGGCTACAGACTCTGGTTACTGCCACACAGAGAGCTGTCCCGaccctcctcctgctgctccagATGCTTCTGCAGTTCCTCCTTCCCACCCTACATTCATTTCCTCCATGATGTACGATCCCTTTACATTTGTCCTCTTAAACAAAACAGAGGACAAACTTACAGTGTGTAATGGCAGTTTCTGCTGTCATCTTGGGTACAAGTGGACAACGCAAGGCAAGATGAAAGAACTCTATGCACTGGGAGCGTTTGCAGGACTGCACACCCATAACGGACGTTACGCCCTGCAGGTAGGATTTCTGAATAGTTAAGTGGtacgtgtacttcgcggccatccgtttgttccccatcttttgttttgataataaaaaacggaaaacggatcgttatccgttttcattgatgtgtttgaaaatcgaaattgggaattaaaacagcgagtggaaaactcttttctctatttcctatttcgtttccaaggatactgaaaacaatgattggacaaatggggggattgcacatgcgcagtaataaatgaagaaagttgtttctggttcttttgtggatcagattgaaaattaacagttttagatttttttttaatgccgaaacagaaaataaatcaaatatgaaacctgggagtgaaacatgagtttaatctgtaatctgtcttcactccatcatgaaactgcagtgatgttgtgacagtccgttcagctgcagcgtaaaaaaaaagcagcgtccaatcaataacatgtactgaactctaactgaactctaacatacggCCCCccgttggaaacgaataggaaatagagaagagttttccactcgctgttttaattcccaatttcgattttcaaacatcaACGAAATCGGAtaatggataatggataacgatccgttttacgctttttattatcaaaacaaaagatgggaaacggattatatctctatttttattttgtcatttcaaaacaaaaaacggatggccgcgaactAAGTACATGCACCTTAAGTGTTTAAATTCCACCATGACTCTGCTCATCTTTCTTCCCCTCCTCTCCAGGTGTGTGCACTTGTGCGCTGTGCAGAGCTGGAGCCCAGCTCCTGTGGACAGGAGGTGGATGAGGCCGAGTCTAAGATGGACTTCCTGTTGGAGGGGAAGTTTGATACCAAATATGTGTACCCGTTAGTTTTGACGAGTCGTATGGTGCTGGAGCACCCTGAGAGGCTGGAGAAAACTGATGCTGGGAGAGTGGCCATGAAACACTCCAACATGACTGGGGGCCTGGTCACTGCGTATCTGTACGGACGAATGTACCACCTGGACAATGAATGAGCTGCTGTGGAAAAGATGCAAAGTAAACAAGATGTCTTGAGAAGAAAAAGCAGAGAAAAGCCGGTTAGGCAGTTGGTCGTGCTCCAGCGTGGCTCAGgctgtttgttttgaaaaagCTGACCATTAAAATCAGGTCATTAAAATCCAGCCTGAAACATTTTGCTTAATCCTGCTTACAAAAGACAGAAGTAGTCACGTAACTTAAATGACATCAAATTAAATTCTTATGACCAGTAATGACATTCAGCTGTTACACATTCTGTCTCTGCACAAAAACTAAAATAGGTGAAAAACAAATCTCTTTATTCATCACTTACTTAGTCTTTACAAACATTGCACATGGTAGCATCCAGCTCTGCATGAAATTTGCATATTCCTAAAAAGGCAATATTTAATGTctttatctctctctctttctcactcactcacacacaagcGCACGCACactagcacacacacacacacacacaaaaatacaaATGCATTCACAGTGTCACCATTATCCCATCTTCAATTAAAGTTGGGAAGTTTTCTAAAATGCATCAAAAACTTCAATCTAATTTATTAAACTGTTTGGTAAATGTTTAGTGTTTTTATGATGCCTTTTAAACGTTCATCTGTTCAAACACTCGTACAATACTTCTCATTTACCTCTGCAGaaggtcttcttttttttttttagagataagaacaaagaaaatagtTTTCAATGTCATCAGTGACCAACGTCATGTAGAAATTAAAGCAAAATTGAATACTATAAATAAAAGTTGAGGCTGTTAATAAGGCTCATCCATCAAAGGCTTAGTCATTCTGAGGTAAGATGGTCCGTGACTCATCACTTGGTgctaaactaaaaaaataaatgtatacatttacaAAGCATACTACTGTGAAACGATTCAGGGAGTGTGAGGAGCGTGTGATGTTGGAGCCCTCAGGAGAAACTGCATGAGAAACTTGATGTTACTGTGATAAATATATCCTTGTGGTGTCAGCGGTACCTTGGAAACCATTGTTACTCATCATAATCTCCTACTGCATCCAGATATGTAACCTGAAGCTCGGCGAGGCAGCGAGGAAGCCATAGATCAGCTCTGCGCAGAGAAGCAGCCAGGTTACCTGGACACGAGCCCCTACCAGAGACACCGCTACCCTGTTTTCATTAGACCTCCTGCCCGGTGGCAACCGGACAGTAGATTGTGCCATCAAATGCTAGGTTTGATTGTATTTGTTAAATACAAAGTTGGTCAGAGAAGACACTGCAAATCATTTCCCTACACTTGCATCTGCTAAAGAttacaattaataaaaaaaaaagagacagattTAAGTTTATGTTGCATTTTAGAAAAACCAAAAAAGCGTACTTTCTGGAAATGGGTTGTGTAGTTACAGCGTCACAGGTTAAGTTCATGAGTTGCTCCTCCAGGTTGTCGGTTCACTGACACTGGAACCATCCGTACAGTAACTGGGTTTTACGTCCGCCTGCTGACAGAACCGGCTCTGTCTCCACTTGGAATAAATATGTAGGATTCAACCACTACTTTCTCGAGTAAAGACGGCTCCCGCTCAGCAACACCGACGTCTGTGATTGACAGTCATTGACGTCTGCCGTCACAGCTCAAAGAAAAACTCAGTTTATAAAAAAACTCAAGtacaggaggggaaaaaaacaacaacttgatTAGCTGGTCCCATAAAACTTTCCACCTGTTTCTTTAGAAAAATCATGCTTTAAAAAAGCAGTCCCCTGCTTCACTAGATGCTTGTCtaataaattagaaataaacCTCTGAAAATGCTTAACTCCTTTAAATAGTTTCCACGAACATTTGGAGCTTAATTCCtaaaagaaaactgttttaaatcCTAAAACATACTGGCCATAATACTGAACAAACAATGCTGCCTGGaaaaagtgtgtgtatgtgtgtgtgtatatgtatgtgtacgttggtctgtgtctgtgtgtgtgtgtgtgtgtgtgtgtgtgtgtgtgtgtgtgtgtgtgtgtacgttgGTCTGTGTTGCAGTGTgggattttctttgttttatttaaacacAGATTTTCACCTTAAGAAAGCAAATATCaggtttatacaaagactatttttagatttgaaGAAGCTTACCTAAAAATAATCTGCTCTATTTCTCCATCTTTTAGTCTCTTGTCTTTTATTTAAGGCTCCTGAGTGGCTGGCTGGACTGTCAGCATTATGGGGCTCCGTCCAATTGTCTTCAATACGTCTCCGAGTCAGAGTCGTTCAGTTCGTCGTCCGCAGAGACAGAAGATAGCGGCCGCTCCGGCCTGCAGTACGTCATGTGATCAGGTCTCAGCGGGGGTGGAGTATCAAAGGCCACACCTTTGGAATTGTGATTGGAAGTTGGGTGGTGGTTGACGACCGTCTGAGTGAGAGACAGAGCGGGTATAGTTGCTATGGTGACCATAGGGGAGGCGGGCATCATTGAGTGGAGGATGAGGGCCAAGCAGTCGGCCACATCACGGTTGGGAGCGCAGGCCAGAGCTGGAGTGTAACCTGGAAAAGTAAAGAgtgagaagggaagaaggaaataCATTTCCATTGCAGAACATgtgaatagggctgggcgatatggaccaaaagtcatatctcgatattttctagctgaatggcgatactcgatatatatcgatattttttctgtgccataattggggtttcccccaaagcattatagcatagcatctctgttagcatctctgttggcttcatttttttctgaggcaaactcttaaaaaaaacagtcagttttaatacaaagcctcgtgccaaatgtcacacaggtacctttattaacaggtcggcacaatatcaaaatgtataaaacaaatgaaataaaaataaactgcctacatatatagaataaaaatgcttcttgaataaaataaaacgaatatccctttcctgcataacaattacattaaaatacactgtgcaattaatacaatgtagacagtaacaggcagacttttccactgaggttgacagttgtgcaaataacaaaacatttgtgcaaatctcaaataaaacattcaagtcaatttgtcacaaaataatctatatcaaaatcataaaaaaaagaaaaaaaagaagctatatcgatataaacgatattgtcgcgtaccatatcgcgtttgaaaatatattgatatatattaaaatctcgatatatcgcccagccctacatgtGAATACTGAGCACGTGTCCTAATGCAGTAACATGGAAGCTAACCGTTCTCGTCCACTGCCAACACACTGGCTCCTTTCCCTATTAGCTCCTGAACCACGACCGTCAGGCCCTTCCTGGCTGCTATGTGCAACGGCCTGCAAGTACAGGGAGACGCACTGTTAAAACATGTCCAGTCAGAGCTTACCCGAGCACCGAACCGTGAACTACATACGTCTGAAGTCCAGCGTTGGTGCAATTAATGAGGTTCTTGTCACTGGTTTTCTCCAGAATCAACAAGGCACTTGTTTCATGAGCCTGCAAGAAGCCGAGAGCAACGTGATGAACAATTAAACCAGAAAGGATCCCAATCATCAACGTCTTGCAAGAGCCTAAAAGCAGACCAAACTATCTTTGACATTTTCTTCAACGTCAGTATGGCATGACCTTATTGCTAAACTTCCCAACATACAGTACTTGTACTTTAGAAGCATTTAAGTCATTAAACGAGTCCAGAAAATAGCAGTTAGTCTGACCCTGAGAGCTTTAAATGGACAGAGTGATTTTCCCCTCCTGTATCTTTACTATCAAAGTGCAACCTTGCACCATTTAACGAAAGCATTTGTCTTCTCCAGGGTGATAATGTGTTTATCTTTAGTCCTATAATTGTGCTCCATACCTCATCACATCAGACAAATCTGTCACCTCAGATTAAGAAAACCATCTGGATTCAGGTAAGTGTTCAGAAATCAGAGGGCAGCTGATACATTGCAGCTCcctttcatttcaatatttacaacaaaaaaggaattttaattcatctttatctCATTCAGATGTAAACTCAAAGTGTTTTTTGTACCAACACGTGGAACAAATCTTCTTGAAACATATTGTGGACTTATTCATTTTTCAGTGACTCGTGAAAAATTATGTGGATGAGCAATTCTTCCCACCAGCTAACAGATTTTAATActgaatgaataaaaaccatTTCCACACTTTCACTGGTTATTACCTTGCTACATGCTAGATGCAGAGCAGTGTTCCTGGCCATGTCCTGCTGAGACAAATCTGCTCTACCACTGCTCACCAGGGCCTCTGCAACACACAAATCAGGACAGGTATATGAAaaagtagggctgggtatcgattcaaatgtcaagattcgattcgattcaatattgatttggcttaatgttatttaaaatgttttttgagctgttgcctgaattatatgactgtaaaataactagtgaaataataatttcacaataattattgtgaaataactaagaaataaataactcaaacaggcctttcaatatccatttaaaggtattgtgacatgaaaaacacatttctcttgattttttgtgttttgttgggtgtcttgacaacttttaacattcagtgtattgtgtgctttctgggattttccgcataactgtgccaaaacggcgcatgtggtttggtggcggatcgttacgtaacgatccgctaaatcaccgccccctccacccagctccctgcctcctctccagcgcaccataaaggctgatttatggttccgcgttacaccgacgcagaacctacggcgtagggttacgcggcgacgcgcaccatacgctgaccctacggcgtaggctctgcgtcgatttaacgcggaaccataaatgaggcttaacacgcagctgtttagagcctcttttgttctaatcaccggaggaaaactgctaaaaagacccgcggccactgactggacttaagataaggggacagtgctgcttgcatgcctttatttttatgattgtttgctgtggttcgccctgctgcttttccgtgcatgcttcgcctgtcgctcccggcttaactctccgacgccgctgtgagcgtatggctggaggaggaggaggtttggaggaggagcggagcaatgattgacaggaaaggggggaaaggaagcatttttcacggcgcaaaaaaacactgtaataaaaagccaggaatagagtactagagtgaagtttttcttgttacactcttttagacacatttgagggatgttggccaagacttttaatagtgttaaaagcattttaaaaatgatgtcacaatacctttaaagtgcaaaaaagaaagaaattgcaacagttcatgcagtaaacaaatcattttagcttatctaatttattctgtcaccacgcacacatattgccatgaagcacctggcatttttccagaagtgtcatgacaaactgtgtgtccgactactgggattaaagttcacctggcaaaaatgatggaaaaaaaaaaaaaaa contains:
- the btd gene encoding biotinidase, producing MLRFFAVFAFVSVGLTECVGGSYVAAVYEHRVILNPEPRTPLSRRDALTHMQRNLDIYEEQAARAARQGAQILVFPEDGIHGFNFTRLSISGYLESVPDPQQETWNPCTDPHRYNNTEVLQRLSCMARRYNLYLVANMAALQPCLQRTDPSSSCPPDGRWQFNTNVVFRSDGLLVSRYHKNNLYFEEAFDKPPQAEIVTFDTPFAGRFGLLICFDILFHDPTITLLEKGVRQLIYPTAWMNQLPLLDSIQFQWAFSHGANVTLLAANLRNDHLIMTGSGIYSPFSDTYHHAMRGDPEEGRLLVSTVPVLDDLWLMESKPTDEEAEKAESASSLATDSGYCHTESCPDPPPAAPDASAVPPSHPTFISSMMYDPFTFVLLNKTEDKLTVCNGSFCCHLGYKWTTQGKMKELYALGAFAGLHTHNGRYALQVCALVRCAELEPSSCGQEVDEAESKMDFLLEGKFDTKYVYPLVLTSRMVLEHPERLEKTDAGRVAMKHSNMTGGLVTAYLYGRMYHLDNE